In the genome of Tachysurus vachellii isolate PV-2020 chromosome 9, HZAU_Pvac_v1, whole genome shotgun sequence, one region contains:
- the LOC132851414 gene encoding ATP-sensitive inward rectifier potassium channel 1-like: MTGTLPEFLREYLANRQIHKNRLVTKNGHCNIAYGSVKQSHFFVHFLDFWTTLMEMRWRFVIFLFGASLVFGWFIFGLFWYWAAFANGDLTWQNPPAGHKYCVENLFDMKGAFLQSIETQMSIGYGYRLITPYCRSAMTIFTIQCVFGTVIICFWCGVIMTKVARGKKRSRTISFSKMAVISSQKGSLCLQIRVANMRKSLMVGSQIYGKLLKTTVTPEGETIIMDQIRIDFIVDAGKDNLFFVCPLTLYHIIDESSPFFQMTVDTLHQQEFELVVFLDGTAESTSSSCQVRTSYLPKEIMWGYEFLPIISRSKEGKFHIDFSNFAKVVPVATPPCASQFVKSPDGFHDTQTDGHRFQEMEDQFCATSL; this comes from the coding sequence ATGACCGGCACCTTACCAGAGTTCCTCAGAGAATACCTGGCTAACCGCCAGATTCACAAAAATCGTTTGGTGACCAAAAATGGCCACTGCAACATTGCATATGGCAGTGTGAAACAAAGCCATTTTTTTGTCCACTTCCTAGATTTCTGGACCACCTTAATGGAAATGCGCTGGCGTTTTGTCATCTTTCTCTTTGGAGCCTCCTTAGTGTTTGGCTGGTTCATCTTTGGACTATTCTGGTATTGGGCTGCATTTGCTAATGGTGACCTAACCTGGCAAAACCCACCTGCTGGCCATAAATATTGTGTAGAAAATCTTTTTGATATGAAAGGTGCCTTCCTTCAGTCTATAGAGACTCAGATGTCAATTGGTTATGGTTATCGACTCATCACCCCATATTGCCGTAGCGCCATGACCATTTTCACAATTCAGTGTGTCTTTGGGACAGTGATTATCTGCTTTTGGTGTGGGGTGATTATGACTAAAGTTGCCCGAGGCAAAAAAAGGTCCAGAACCATCAGTTTTAGCAAGATGGCAGTTATATCTTCTCAAAAGGGCAGTCTCTGTTTACAGATACGAGTGGCCAATATGCGCAAATCTCTGATGGTTGGGAGCCAGATCTATGGCAAACTTCTTAAGACAACCGTCACTCCTGAAGGTGAGACCATTATAATGGACCAGATCAGGATAGATTTCATTGTAGATGCTGGAAAGGACAATCTTTTCTTTGTCTGCCCTTTGACCCTGTACCACATCATTGATGAATCAAGCCCATTTTTCCAAATGACAGTAGACACTCTTCACCAGCAGGAGTTTGAGTTAGTGGTGTTTCTCGATGGCACTGCCGAGTCCACCAGCTCCTCATGCCAGGTCAGAACTTCCTACCTACCTAAAGAGATCATGTGGGGCTATGAGTTCCTACCTATCATCTCCCGCAGCAAAGAGGGAAAGTTTCATATAGATTTCTCCAACTTTGCCAAAGTGGTTCCTGTAGCTACACCACCTTGTGCTAGTCAGTTTGTCAAATCTCCAGACGGCTTTCACGATACTCAGACTGATGGTCACAGGTTTCAAGAGATGGAAGACCAGTTCTGTGCTACCAGTTTGTAA